The proteins below are encoded in one region of Lactuca sativa cultivar Salinas chromosome 3, Lsat_Salinas_v11, whole genome shotgun sequence:
- the LOC111881586 gene encoding protein POOR HOMOLOGOUS SYNAPSIS 1 yields MAGPHPSNGSENEHQGSMSVTTTTAPIGNHWEVQYARFFKRPSLSSAAGAGGYHPSLVPQVKRSKGSWISSFTSLANLKLLTSTNDNSDISRSIILTVTLVDNVIEEHYISKLHFTWPHVSCLPGYPPRGSKIVFMSYKDHAGDIQKFALRFLTSDETERFMNFIKDIFGHEKIDRSTPDIPESKTPSQSEIVPSLQPVDRDAKRKIVLGLCSPNSLSKKSTQEWSPISSSPAYRPTLDWSPIGSNAETIFSQSSNPIEATLSQDVQEKLSAFPPSFTSLLTMATTQEILSEDVVLKNEIMKYLEDSSFQVMLSKVQKVVTEFEDIFPM; encoded by the exons ATGGCGGGACCTCATCCATCCAACGGAAGCGAAAACGAGCATCAAGGAAGCATGTCAGTGACGACAACCACCGCCCCTATCGGAAACCACTGGGAAGTTCAATATGCTCGCTTCTTCAAGCGTCCTTCTCTCTCATCTGCCGCCGGCGCCGGTGGTTATCATCCTTCTCTCGTTCCCCAAGTCAAAAGGTCCAAGGGCTCATGGATTTCATCCTTCACTTCTCTCGCCAATCTCAAGCTACTAACCTCCACAAACGATAACTCTGATATTTCTCGCTCCATCATACTAACAGTTACTCTCGTCGACAACGTCATT GAAGAGCATTACATTTCAAAGCTACATTTCACCTGGCCTCATGTCTCATGTTTGCCCGGATACCCTCCCAGGGGCAGCAAAATTGTATTCATGAGTTATAAAGATCATGCAGGCGAT ATCCAAAAGTTTGCCTTGCGATTTCTCACAAGTGATGAGACTGAAAGATTTATGAATTTCATAAAG GATATCTTTGGACATGAGAAGATTGACCGGTCAACTCCTGATATCCCTGAATCCAAAACCCCATCTCAATCTGAGATCGTGCCTTCTCTTCAACCTGTAGATAG AGATGCCAAAAGGAAGATTGTACTTGGCCTCTGTAGTCCAAATTCGCTATCTAAAAA GTCAACACAGGAGTGGAGCCCAATAAGCTCTTCTCCAGCCTATAG ACCAACACTTGACTGGAGTCCAATAGGGTCAAATGCTGAAACAATATTTAGTCAAAGCTCAAATCCCATAGAAGCCACACTTAGTCAAGATGTTCAAGAAAAGCTTTCAGCCTTTCCTCCTAGCTTCACATCATTATTGACCATGGCAACAACACAAGAAATTCTTTCTGAAGATGTCGTTCTGAAAAATGAAATCATG AAATATTTGGAAGACTCTTCCTTCCAAG TGATGCTGAGCAAGGTACAGAAGGTGGTAACTGAATTTGAAGACATATTTCCGATGTAA